A genomic region of Palaemon carinicauda isolate YSFRI2023 chromosome 22, ASM3689809v2, whole genome shotgun sequence contains the following coding sequences:
- the LOC137615888 gene encoding uncharacterized protein, whose translation MYDRAEANVKSSIDLTERFQGAETLAIKKTEEKKLGVAETRMLRWMCVVTRRAKIRNEVIRGTTGVRKLSDKIQESRLRWYGHAMRRDEHYIGRRVMEMEVQGARRRGRPKRRWMDCIKDDLRSKGLTSDEVWNRGKKAPNVRDKALQNIGQNVRNARDKTLQNNVKKPPNARG comes from the exons ATGTATGACagagcagaagcaaatgttaagagcagtatagaccTAACAGAACGTTTCCAA GGAGCGGAGACgttggcaataaagaagacagaagagaagaagctgggtGTAGCAGAGacgagaatgttgagatggatgtgtgtggTGACAAGAAGAgctaagatacggaatgaggtaattaggggtaccacaggagttagaaaactatcagataagatccaagaaagtagactaaggtggtatggtcatgccATGAGAAGAGACGAACATTATATTggtaggagagtgatggaaatggaggtccagggagcgagaaggagagggagaccaaagcgaaggtggatggactgtatcaaggatgaccttcgatcaaagggactaaccagtgatgaagtgtggaacagag gtaaaaaagctcctaatgttagagacaaggcactacaAAATATAGGACAAAATGTccgtaatgctagagataagacacttcaaaataatgtcaaaaagccccctaatgctagaggctag